In one window of Tumebacillus algifaecis DNA:
- a CDS encoding 1,2-dihydroxy-3-keto-5-methylthiopentene dioxygenase, whose protein sequence is MPSIRFVATDERIEGVEQVTEYLNTQGIVYEYWDISKLPLELQEDYKVTPELQEAILNTFRPEIDALSEKHGYKSSDIVVLSDQTPNLEDLLTKFKDEHHHTEDEVRFIVDGEAIFTLKGPKDDTYYDVILYPGDLISVPTNTRHWFTLTDLRKVKAIRIFESKDGWVAVYDESELQKQA, encoded by the coding sequence ATGCCGTCCATTCGCTTTGTGGCAACCGATGAACGCATCGAAGGCGTTGAGCAAGTAACCGAGTATCTGAATACGCAAGGTATCGTCTACGAATACTGGGATATTTCCAAACTCCCGCTGGAACTGCAAGAAGACTACAAAGTCACGCCGGAATTGCAAGAAGCGATCCTCAACACGTTTCGTCCTGAGATCGACGCACTGTCCGAGAAGCATGGCTACAAGTCCTCCGATATCGTCGTGCTGTCCGATCAGACCCCGAACCTGGAAGACCTGCTCACCAAGTTCAAAGACGAGCATCACCACACCGAGGACGAAGTGCGCTTTATCGTCGATGGCGAGGCGATTTTCACCCTGAAAGGGCCGAAAGATGATACGTACTATGATGTTATTCTGTACCCGGGCGATTTGATCTCGGTGCCGACCAACACCCGCCACTGGTTCACGCTGACCGACCTGCGCAAGGTGAAGGCGATCCGTATCTTTGAGAGCAAAGATGGCTGGGTTGCGGTGTATGATGAGAGTGAGTTGCAGAAGCAGGCGTAG
- a CDS encoding rhodanese-like domain-containing protein, with protein MESVISRVQEIHPVEVVERLKNREALRIIDVRSDLEIEQGKIPEAVHIPLFEVIDRYSEWDRGEEIIFVCRSGRRSMAVCQVLTLEGFRNVKNMSGGMLAYPAAL; from the coding sequence ATGGAAAGTGTGATTTCCAGAGTGCAGGAAATCCACCCTGTCGAAGTGGTGGAGCGGTTGAAGAACCGGGAAGCATTGCGCATCATCGATGTTCGAAGTGATCTAGAGATCGAACAGGGTAAAATTCCAGAAGCGGTGCATATTCCGTTGTTTGAAGTGATCGACCGTTACTCAGAATGGGACCGTGGCGAAGAGATCATCTTTGTCTGTCGATCGGGCAGACGGAGCATGGCAGTCTGTCAAGTGTTGACATTGGAAGGATTTCGCAATGTAAAAAATATGAGCGGTGGCATGCTCGCCTATCCTGCCGCGTTGTGA
- a CDS encoding GNAT family N-acetyltransferase, whose translation MTVETILKEVPLLETERFRLRDLQDRDVEDFFANFSDEETMRYFGMAALTEQAQAVKMMKGMEEGRQENSAIRWAIARREDDRLIGTIGFHNWSVKSFRAEVGYEINRAYWGQGVATEVLRAVLKCGYEEMGLNRIEAIVIPENLASFRVLEKVGFKKEGLLQEYMHYNDRYHDAVILALLKREFLV comes from the coding sequence ATGACGGTAGAAACGATTTTAAAAGAGGTTCCGCTTCTGGAGACGGAACGCTTCCGGCTACGGGACTTGCAAGACCGCGATGTGGAAGATTTTTTTGCCAATTTTTCCGATGAAGAGACGATGCGCTATTTCGGAATGGCTGCGCTGACCGAGCAAGCACAGGCGGTCAAGATGATGAAAGGCATGGAGGAGGGCCGGCAGGAAAACAGTGCCATCCGCTGGGCGATCGCGCGCCGTGAAGATGATCGTTTGATCGGCACGATCGGATTCCATAATTGGTCTGTGAAATCGTTCCGCGCAGAGGTCGGTTATGAGATCAACCGTGCCTATTGGGGACAGGGTGTGGCGACCGAAGTGTTGCGGGCAGTGCTCAAATGCGGGTACGAGGAGATGGGCCTGAACCGGATCGAAGCGATCGTCATTCCTGAAAATCTCGCATCATTCCGCGTGTTGGAGAAAGTCGGATTCAAAAAGGAAGGGCTGTTACAGGAATATATGCACTATAACGACCGCTATCACGATGCGGTGATCTTGGCGCTGCTCAAGCGCGAGTTTCTGGTGTAG
- a CDS encoding methyl-accepting chemotaxis protein has protein sequence MKLKAKIVLLFSLVIILGTAAMGTFATYTLNSKIKEAAVHKLTSDLEISKALIESKYPGDWSVQGDKLYKGSTLINDNTELVDMVGDLTGDTVTVFLGDKRVTTNVKKDDGARAVGTTVSDIVAETTLKNGQIYLGEATVVNTLSQTAYEPIKDKSGSIIGIYYVGVPNSVYDEIVIRFMDQVIIFGISGLLVAIIASYLVAHYNARPLYKLTQVAYQVASGDLRVEKLTVNRKDELGDLSRSVNSMVDNLHELIGSVSDTAVQVAASSEELSASTEQAAISTEQVTETIQTVAAGAESQLQRTQESEMAIEGMTMGIQSIAETSVAVAEASLQSAMEAEQGNESIQQAVQQMAMIVETVNEYASGMKVLEQRSQEIGAIVEVITGIAAQTNLLALNAAIEAARAGEHGKGFAVVADEVRKLAEQSGQSAGQIENLIQAIQAETTRSIDSMDKVMREVQSGTEVVHVAGSAFHHILESARQVAEQVQEMTASSQEMSASSQEVAQSVEEVTRIANDSASNAKMVAASSEEQLAVIEEISRSSESLSEMAQELQEKIKKFQV, from the coding sequence ATGAAACTAAAAGCTAAGATCGTACTCTTGTTTTCCTTGGTGATCATTTTGGGTACGGCTGCGATGGGAACTTTTGCAACGTATACATTGAACAGCAAGATCAAAGAAGCTGCTGTGCATAAGCTAACGTCCGATTTGGAGATCAGCAAAGCGCTGATTGAGAGCAAGTATCCGGGCGACTGGTCTGTTCAAGGGGACAAGTTATACAAAGGTAGCACGTTGATCAACGACAATACGGAACTTGTGGACATGGTGGGCGACCTGACTGGCGACACGGTCACCGTGTTTCTCGGCGACAAGCGCGTGACGACCAATGTCAAGAAAGATGATGGTGCGCGTGCTGTTGGTACGACCGTATCTGACATTGTCGCAGAAACCACGCTGAAAAATGGGCAAATCTACTTAGGCGAGGCGACAGTGGTAAATACGCTGAGCCAGACTGCATATGAGCCGATCAAAGACAAAAGCGGCTCGATCATCGGGATTTACTATGTGGGTGTACCTAATTCTGTCTATGATGAAATTGTGATCCGATTTATGGACCAGGTGATCATCTTCGGCATCAGCGGCCTGCTGGTGGCGATTATCGCTTCCTATCTGGTTGCACATTATAATGCGCGTCCTTTGTATAAACTAACTCAGGTGGCGTACCAAGTCGCCAGCGGTGACTTGCGGGTAGAAAAATTGACTGTGAATCGCAAAGATGAACTTGGTGACTTGTCGCGATCGGTCAACAGCATGGTCGATAACTTGCATGAGTTGATCGGAAGCGTGAGCGATACGGCTGTTCAAGTGGCCGCCTCTTCGGAGGAGTTGTCGGCGAGCACGGAACAAGCTGCGATCTCAACGGAGCAAGTGACCGAAACGATTCAAACGGTAGCGGCAGGCGCGGAGTCACAATTGCAGCGCACGCAGGAAAGTGAAATGGCGATCGAAGGTATGACGATGGGCATTCAAAGCATCGCCGAAACGTCGGTAGCCGTTGCGGAAGCCTCGTTGCAATCTGCGATGGAGGCGGAACAAGGGAACGAGTCGATTCAACAGGCGGTTCAGCAGATGGCGATGATTGTGGAGACGGTGAACGAATACGCATCGGGCATGAAAGTGTTGGAGCAGCGTTCGCAGGAGATCGGTGCGATCGTCGAGGTCATCACCGGGATCGCGGCGCAGACCAACTTGCTCGCCTTGAACGCTGCGATCGAAGCGGCACGGGCAGGGGAACATGGCAAAGGGTTTGCCGTGGTTGCCGATGAAGTTCGCAAGTTGGCCGAGCAGTCGGGCCAATCGGCAGGTCAGATCGAGAATTTGATTCAAGCGATTCAAGCAGAGACGACACGCTCGATCGATTCGATGGACAAAGTGATGCGCGAAGTGCAATCGGGTACCGAAGTGGTGCACGTTGCGGGGTCGGCGTTCCATCACATTTTGGAATCGGCAAGGCAGGTTGCGGAACAAGTGCAGGAGATGACCGCTTCTTCGCAGGAGATGAGCGCAAGTTCGCAAGAGGTAGCGCAGTCGGTGGAAGAGGTTACACGCATCGCCAATGACTCGGCGAGCAATGCGAAGATGGTTGCGGCCTCGTCTGAGGAGCAGTTGGCTGTGATCGAGGAAATCTCTCGTTCGTCCGAATCGCTCAGCGAGATGGCACAGGAGTTACAAGAGAAAATCAAAAAATTTCAGGTATAA
- a CDS encoding malate:quinone oxidoreductase, whose amino-acid sequence MHFVRSKLECLLFFAKIGGRKKAIMSNIRKKTDVILIGAGVMSATLGSLLKELAPDWEIKVFEKLANAGEESSNEWNNAGTGHAALCELNYTSEKSDGSIDVSKAIKINEQFQLSRQFWTYLVNTSNLIRNPQDFIMPIPHMSFVQGEGNVTFLKKRFEALSTNPLFQGMEYSDDPEKLKEWIPLIMEGRTSNEPIAATKIDSGTDVNFGALTRMMFDHLKSKGVEVNYKTSVEGLKRTADGSWELKVHDIERGKIEYHTAKFVFIGGGGGSLPLLQKTGIPESKHIGGFPVSGLFMVCNNPEVIADHHAKVYGKAKVGAPPMSVPHLDTRYINNKKTLLFGPFAGFSPKFLKTGSNFDLIGSVKPNNLITMMAAGVKEMALTKYLIQQVMLSNDKRMEELREFIPNAQKKDWDIVVAGQRVQVIKDTKAGKGTLQFGTEVISAADGSVAALLGASPGASTAVHVMLEVLEKCFPQHMMEWEEKIKEMIPSYGVSLAENPELFQEIHASTAQALGLSEQELVYS is encoded by the coding sequence ATGCATTTTGTGAGATCTAAGCTGGAGTGCCTACTTTTTTTTGCAAAAATAGGGGGAAGGAAGAAGGCCATCATGAGTAACATACGGAAAAAAACAGACGTTATCTTAATTGGTGCCGGAGTCATGAGCGCGACTTTGGGATCTTTACTGAAAGAGTTAGCACCAGACTGGGAAATTAAAGTGTTTGAGAAACTCGCAAATGCAGGAGAAGAAAGCTCGAACGAATGGAATAATGCGGGTACAGGCCATGCTGCTCTGTGCGAGCTTAATTATACATCCGAAAAATCGGATGGATCAATCGATGTTAGCAAAGCGATAAAAATCAATGAACAATTTCAGCTGTCCAGACAGTTTTGGACCTATCTTGTGAACACTAGCAATCTGATTCGGAATCCACAGGACTTTATCATGCCCATTCCCCATATGAGCTTCGTACAAGGGGAAGGGAATGTAACGTTTTTGAAAAAACGCTTTGAAGCACTGTCGACCAATCCTCTCTTTCAAGGAATGGAATACTCGGATGACCCTGAAAAACTGAAGGAATGGATCCCGCTGATCATGGAAGGTCGTACATCGAATGAACCGATCGCGGCCACAAAGATCGACTCCGGAACGGATGTCAACTTTGGTGCGTTAACACGCATGATGTTTGACCACCTAAAGAGTAAAGGCGTTGAGGTCAATTACAAGACTAGCGTTGAAGGTTTGAAACGTACCGCCGACGGCTCGTGGGAATTGAAAGTGCATGACATCGAAAGAGGTAAAATCGAATATCATACTGCAAAATTCGTTTTTATCGGCGGTGGTGGCGGAAGTCTGCCTTTGCTGCAAAAAACCGGTATTCCTGAGTCGAAACATATTGGAGGATTCCCTGTAAGCGGTCTCTTTATGGTATGTAACAATCCGGAAGTCATAGCGGACCATCATGCTAAAGTATACGGGAAGGCTAAGGTTGGCGCTCCTCCGATGTCTGTTCCGCATCTTGATACAAGATATATCAACAACAAAAAAACATTGCTGTTTGGACCGTTCGCCGGCTTTTCACCAAAGTTCTTGAAAACAGGTTCTAATTTTGACTTGATCGGTTCTGTAAAACCGAATAACCTCATCACGATGATGGCAGCAGGCGTAAAGGAGATGGCATTGACAAAATACCTGATCCAGCAAGTGATGTTATCAAATGACAAGCGTATGGAAGAATTGCGCGAGTTTATTCCGAATGCCCAAAAAAAGGATTGGGATATCGTGGTAGCAGGCCAGCGTGTGCAGGTTATTAAAGATACGAAGGCCGGAAAAGGAACCCTTCAATTCGGTACGGAAGTCATCAGCGCGGCTGACGGCTCGGTCGCTGCCTTGCTCGGAGCTTCTCCAGGTGCTTCTACTGCTGTTCACGTTATGCTTGAGGTATTGGAAAAATGCTTCCCGCAACATATGATGGAGTGGGAAGAGAAGATCAAAGAAATGATTCCGTCCTATGGCGTGTCACTCGCGGAAAACCCGGAGCTCTTCCAGGAAATTCACGCGTCAACAGCGCAGGCGCTTGGTCTAAGCGAACAAGAACTGGTCTATAGTTAA